GTGAGGGCGACGATGATCGAGAAGATCATCGTCGTCGCGCCGACCACGGCGGTCCCGATGAGCACCGGCTTGGCGGTCGCCTTGAAGGTGTTCCCCGCCCCGTCGTTCTCTTCCAGGTTGTCCTTCGCCTTGGCGAAGTCCACGTCGAAGCCGTACTGCGACTTGAGCTGCCCCTGGATGCCGGGGATCGTCTCGATCAGCGAGAGCTCATAGATCGACTGCGCGTTGTCGGTAACCGGCCCGTAGGAGTCCACCGCGATCGTCACCGGGCCCATCCCCAGGAAGCCGAACGCCACGAGGCCGAACGCGAACACCGCCGGCGCGATCATGATCGACGCGAGCCCCAGCGTGCTCACCCCGTAGGCGATCGCCATGAGCATGAGGATGGCCATCCCCAGCCAGTAGGCGCTGAAATTGCCCGCGACGAGGCCCGACAAGATATTCAGCGACGCGCCGCCCTCGCGCGAGGCCGTCACCACCTCGGCGACGTGCTTGGAGTTCATCGAGGTGAAGATCTTGACCAGCTCCGGAATCACGGCGCCCGCCAAGGTGCCGCAGGTGATCACCGTCGAGAGCTTCCACCAGAGCGAGCCGTCCCCCAGCCCGCGGATCAGCACGTACGATGCGGCGTAGGTGGCGATGACGGAGACGAAGGAGGTCAGCCAGACCAGCCGCGTGAGGGGTGCTTCGAAGTCCATGTGGTCGGCGTTCTCGTACTGCGCCCGGCTCCACGCCTCGTTGATGAGGTAGGAGGCGCCGCTCGCCACGATCATCATGACGCGCATCACGAAGATCCAGACCAGGAGCTGCACCTGGACGACCGGATCGTGGATGGCGAGGAGGATGAAGGAGATGAGCGCGACGCCGGTCACGCCGTACGTCTCGAAGCCGTCCGCCGAGGGACCGACCGAGTCGCCGGCGTTGTCGCCCGTGCAGTCGGCGATCACGCCCGGGTTTCGCGCGTCGTCTTCCTTGATCTTGAATACGATCTTCATGAGGTCGGAGCCGATGTCGGCGATCTTCGTGAAGATCCCGCCCGCGATCCGGAGCGCGGCCGCCCCCAGCGACTCGCCGATGGCGAAGCCGATGAAGCAGGGGCCGGCCATGTCGCCGGGCACGAACAGGAGGATGATCAGCATGATCAGCAGCTCGACCGAGATCAGCGCCATGCCGATGCTCATCCCCGCCTTGAGCGGAATCGAGTAGCAGGGGAAGGGCTTCCCGCGAAGGGAGGCGAACGCGGTGCGCGAGTTGGCGAACGTGTTGATCCGGATCCCGAACCAGGCGACCGAATAGCTCCCCGCCATGCCCACGAGGCTGAAGAAGAGGATCACCGCCACCTTGAAGGCCGGGAATCCGCGGATCATGGCCCCGGCCGCGTCCACGCCCGTCACCGCGAGCCACTTGAAGTAGACGAGGACGATGAGGCTGATGAAGACCCAGAGCATGATGAGGAACTTGCCCTGCTGGGTCAGGTAGGTCTTGCACGTCTCGTAGATCAGCTCGGACATCTCCCGCATCGACTGGTGGACCGGGAGGTTCTTGAGCTGGCCGTAGGTCAGGATGCCGAACAGGAGGCCAAGCGCGCAGATGGCCAGGCCGAAGAGGAGCAGCGTGTGTCCGTTCAGTCCTCCCGCGAAGGTCACGGAGCTCAAGTCGGGCAGCTGGAGATTCGCCTCGCCGCCGTGGTGCTCTCCGGTCTCCTGCGCCATCGCGGCCGGCGCGAGCGCCGCGAGACTCACCGCGCAGAGCGCCGCGAGCACGATCGCCAGGACCGTTCCGCGCACTCCCGTCGTCTTCCACTTCATCATGTCGTACCTCACCTCGTGTTGAGACTGGGTGGGGTTGGCCGCCTGGGGGGTTGGCAGACGCTTCATCGCCCAAAGGAAGGAACGAAAACCCCCGAGAAGTCGAAGATGTATAGCAGGTTGGCCGCCCGCTGTCGAGAGGGCGGTCGCGAGCCTCGCGGCCCGTGCCCGCCATGCTACCTAGGGCCACCTCGTAACTCACCCACCGATCCGTAGTTTCGGCGGGCCGACATGCCGCAGATTCACCCTGTGAGCCCGAACACTCACACCGCCGTGGCGGCCGCCGTAAGCGCCGCCCGGCTACGCGGCCATCCGGCGCGCCCCCAAACCCTGGCGGCCGCGCTGATTCCGCTTGCCCTGTTTCTCACCGGCGCGCTCGGGCTCGCCGGCGCTCCGGCCCTGGCTCAGGCGCCGCCGCCGGCGACCGCCCCGGCCGCCGCCGCTCCGCCCGCTGCCGCCGCGGCGGCCAAGTCCCCGATCCTGGAGCCGCCGGACGCCGACTGCTTCGAGTGCCACTCCGACCCGTCCGCGACCGGCACGCGGAACGGGAAGAAGATCTCGGTCTACGTCGACGCGAAGAAGTTCAAGGGCTTCGCGCATGGGTCGGTGCCCTGCGTCGGCTGCCATGCCGATCTCCGCGGAAAGGACCTCCCGCACGACGAGGACCTGGCGCCGGTCCAGTGCGGCTCCTGCCACGCGACCGAGCAGGCGCAGCACGCCAAGTCGCTCCATGGCCTGGCGGTCGCGCGGGGCGACCCGCTTGCGCCGCGGTGCCAGAGCTGCCACGGGACGGCCCACGAGATCCTGCCGCGCAAGGACATGCGCTCTCCGGTGGCCCCGCTCCAGGTTCCGTATACGTGTGGCAAGTGCCACCAGGAGGGAGCGCCGGTCCAGAAGCTGCGCGCGATCCATCAGGACCACATCCTCGAGAACTTCTCCGAGAGCATCCACGGCGAGGCGCTGCTCCGGAAAGGTCTCGTCGTCGCGCCCAGCTGCGCCTCCTGCCACACCGCGCATTCGATCCTGCCGCACACCAATCCCGAGTCCTCGATCGCGCGGCGCAACATCGCGAAGACCTGCACGCAGTGCCATGCCGAGATCGAGGTCGTGCACCGCAAGGTGATCCGCGGCGAGCTCTGGGAGAAGCAGGCGCACGTGCTGCCGGCCTGCATCGACTGCCACCAGCCGCACAAGATCCGGAAGGTCTTCTACGACCAGGGCATGGCCGACCGGGATTGCATGCGATGCCACGCCGAGCCGGGCCTGAGGGCGAAGGACGGCGGCCGCTCGCTGTTCGTGAACACCGATCACCTCGCGGGCTCGCGCCACGCGAAGGTCTCGTGCAGCCAGTGCCACTCCGACGTCACCGCGTCCCATCTCCGCCCCTGCGAGACGATCAAGCAGAAGGTGGACTGCTCCTCCTGCCACGCCGACGTGGGCCGCCAGTACGCCGAGAGCGTGCACGGCACCCTGTTCGCGAAGAAGGACACGAACGCGCCGACCTGCAAGGAGTGCCATGGCACCCATGGAATCCTGGGCAAGGCCGACCCCGACTCGCCGACCTACCCCACCAGCGTCCCCGCGCTCTGCGCGCGCTGCCACCGCGAGGGGGAGAAGGCGGCGCGCCGTTACAAGGGGACGCAGCACGACATCGTGAAGCATTACACCGAGAGCATCCACGGGAAGGGGCTCATGAAGAGCGGCCTCACCGTGACGGCGACCTGCACGAGCTGCCACACGGCGCACGGCGAGCTTCCCAAGGACGATCCCGTCTCCAGCGTGAACCGCGCGAA
The DNA window shown above is from Candidatus Binatia bacterium and carries:
- a CDS encoding sodium-translocating pyrophosphatase, giving the protein MKRLPTPQAANPTQSQHEVRYDMMKWKTTGVRGTVLAIVLAALCAVSLAALAPAAMAQETGEHHGGEANLQLPDLSSVTFAGGLNGHTLLLFGLAICALGLLFGILTYGQLKNLPVHQSMREMSELIYETCKTYLTQQGKFLIMLWVFISLIVLVYFKWLAVTGVDAAGAMIRGFPAFKVAVILFFSLVGMAGSYSVAWFGIRINTFANSRTAFASLRGKPFPCYSIPLKAGMSIGMALISVELLIMLIILLFVPGDMAGPCFIGFAIGESLGAAALRIAGGIFTKIADIGSDLMKIVFKIKEDDARNPGVIADCTGDNAGDSVGPSADGFETYGVTGVALISFILLAIHDPVVQVQLLVWIFVMRVMMIVASGASYLINEAWSRAQYENADHMDFEAPLTRLVWLTSFVSVIATYAASYVLIRGLGDGSLWWKLSTVITCGTLAGAVIPELVKIFTSMNSKHVAEVVTASREGGASLNILSGLVAGNFSAYWLGMAILMLMAIAYGVSTLGLASIMIAPAVFAFGLVAFGFLGMGPVTIAVDSYGPVTDNAQSIYELSLIETIPGIQGQLKSQYGFDVDFAKAKDNLEENDGAGNTFKATAKPVLIGTAVVGATTMIFSIIVALTEGLKPEYIVNLSLVHAPFLLGLIAGGAMIYWFTGASTQAVTAGAYRAVEFIKRNIKLEGTTKASVSDSKKVVAICTQYAQKGMFNIFLAVFFGTLAFAFIEPFFFVGYLISIALFGLFQAIFMANAGGAWDNAKKVVEVVTKEKGTEVHDATVVGDTVGDPFKDTSSVAMNPVIKFTTLFGLLAVELAVSLARQNGSMMTTILAAIFFAISMTFVWRSFYRMRISGEVTKSEAAAIAKEARAS